In the Tribolium castaneum strain GA2 chromosome 1, icTriCast1.1, whole genome shotgun sequence genome, one interval contains:
- the LOC660510 gene encoding ecto-NOX disulfide-thiol exchanger 2 isoform X1 — protein sequence MSFQFNNQPLGNGAIVPTGGQSGFVPSDASDFSIFPPGLNDSPLEFNMNKNKTSVARSVDDKDDSSLSPSDKRDRRRIERRDRDRRDTDKSRDDSDSNMSSSQDVIPIQNGSSLGPNMWGGMMGMGYPMVGMNMIMDPNMISMNNYGMMPPMMAPDPNMMTPDPNMLINPVKEIIHCKSCTLFPPNPNAPPPTTRERPPGCRTVFVGGLPENMTEEIITEVFERCGEITTLRLSKKNFCHIRFVYEASVDAAIFLSGYRIRIGSNSDTPNTGRLHVDYAQFFKARDDQYEWECRQRQLQREQRHRERMEEERLRPPSPPPVVHYTDHEAIAIAEKIKQDDTFTKAVLVVITWLERGDCNKRNANNFYSMIQSTNSHVRRLLNEKSQYEEELKKAKEIMKGRMQGILLQFSQIERLFVAACHKKVWDHFTKAQRKNIETWKKLSMEIKNVQLDEPASDKADDEMDVSDEDEPTKKKHRNDGASEERNNLKDENESLRCQMEAYKNEVEVLKMDYKKELDDKDKQFKLLQQTLQGMQQQLIEARRKQTEEETKVKDLQSKIKQLETKQSDKDIITLDDSESNQAETTSESTCDVQRLNECDAKLVGIISAFLNVHPFGAGLDYIWSYVSKLEANLRPSDIELLMNRFPTVFKQELVGIGANIERRWIFNAFNTTSTN from the exons ATGAGTTTTCAATTCAACAACCAACCTTTGG gaaatgggGCAATAGTGCCCACCGGAGGTCAGTCAGGGTTCGTTCCATCAGATGCCAgcgatttttccatttttcctcCCGGTTTAAACGACTCTCCTTTGGAATTCAACATGAACAAGAATAAGACTTCAGTGGCACGCTCAGTGGACGACAAAGACGACTCAAGTTTAAGTCCTTCAGACAAAAGGGACAGACGCCGCATTGAGCGAAGGGATAGGGATCGAAGGGACACCGATAAGTCTCGCGATGATTCAGATTCGAACATGTCCAGCTCGCAGGATGTTATCCCGATCCAAAACGGGTCCAGTTTGGGGCCCAACATGTGGGGCGGCATGATgg GTATGGGGTACCCCATGGTCGGCATGAACATGATAATGGACCCGAACATGATATCGATGAACAACTACGGCATGATGCCCCCAATGATGGCCCCCGACCCCAATATGATGACCCCCGACCCGAACATGCTCATAAATCCAGTCAAAGAAATAATCCATTGTAAATCCTGTACCTTATTCCCTCCAAATCCCAATGCACCGCCGCCTACGACACGAGAACGGCCTCCCGGTTGTCGTACTGTTTTCGTCGGTGGTTTACCCGAAAATATGACCGAGGAGATTATAACGGAAGTTTTCGAACGTTGCGGTGAAATCACAACTTTAAGACTGAGCAAAAAGAATTTCTGTCATATACGGTTCGTGTATGAGGCATCGGTTGATGCAGCGATTTTTCTCTCCGGTTATCGAATCCGCATTGGTTCGAATAGTGATACCCCAAATACTGGAAGGTTGCACGTGGATTATGCACAG tttttcaAGGCTAGAGACGATCAGTACGAATGGGAGTGTCGGCAAAGGCAGTTGCAAAGAGAACAGAGACACAGAGAGAGGATGGAGGAGGAGAGATTGAGACCGCCGTCACCGCCACCTGTCGTCCATTACACAGACCACGAGGCGATTGCAATTGCCGAAAAAATCAAGCAGGATGATACGTTTACAAAAGCAGTGCTG gttGTAATTACATGGCTGGAACGCGGCGATTGCaataaaagaaatgcgaataattTTTACTCGATGATACAGTCGACGAATTCACATGTCAGAAGATTGCTCAATGAAAAGTCTCAATACGAAGAGGAGTTGAAGAAAGCCAAAGAAATAATGAAGGGGCGAATGCAAGGCATCTTGTTACAAt TCAGTCAAATTGAGCGATTGTTCGTGGCGGCCTGTCACAAGAAGGTTTGGGACCATTTCACCAAAGCTCAAAGAAAGAATATTGAGACTTGGAAAAAGCTGTCTATG GAAATCAAAAATGTGCAGTTGGACGAGCCTGCAAGTGACAAAGCCGATGATGAAATGGACGTTTCGGACGAAGACGAACCGACGAAGAAGAAGCATCGGAATGACGGTGCGAGCGAAGAACGGAATAACTTGAAGGACGAGAACGAAAGTCTGAGGTGCCAAATGGAAGCATACAAGAATGAA GTTGAAGTACTTAAAATGGATTATAAGAAAGAGTTGGACGACAAAGACAAGCAGTTCAAGTTGTTGCAACAGACGCTTCAAGGGATGCAGCAGCAACTCATTGAAGCTAGGAGAAAACAGACTGAGGAAGAAACCAAAGTTAAGGATCTCCAATCGAAGATTAAGCAATTGGAGACAAAACAAAGCGATAAAGATATCATAACACTTGACGATAGTGAGAGTAATCAAGCCGAGACGACGTCTGAATCAACTTGTGACGTCCAACGATTGAACGAATGCGATGCTAAATTGGTCGGAATTATTTCAGCGTTTCTTAATGTGCACCCGTTTGGTGCCGGACTGGATTACATTTGGTCGTATGTGAGCAAATTAGAGGCTAATTTGAGACCGTCAGATATCGAACTGTTGATGAATCGGTTTCCTACTGTTTTTAAACAAGAGTTGGTCGGTATTGGAGCCAATATCGAACGTCGGTGGATCTTTAATGCGTTTAATACGACGTccacaaattaa
- the LOC660510 gene encoding ecto-NOX disulfide-thiol exchanger 2 isoform X2, with translation MSFQFNNQPLGNGAIVPTGGQSGFVPSDASDFSIFPPGLNDSPLEFNMNKNKTSVARSVDDKDDSSLSPSDKRDRRRIERRDRDRRDTDKSRDDSDSNMSSSQDVIPIQNGSSLGPNMWGGMMGMGYPMVGMNMIMDPNMISMNNYGMMPPMMAPDPNMMTPDPNMLINPVKEIIHCKSCTLFPPNPNAPPPTTRERPPGCRTVFVGGLPENMTEEIITEVFERCGEITTLRLSKKNFCHIRFVYEASVDAAIFLSGYRIRIGSNSDTPNTGRLHVDYAQARDDQYEWECRQRQLQREQRHRERMEEERLRPPSPPPVVHYTDHEAIAIAEKIKQDDTFTKAVLVVITWLERGDCNKRNANNFYSMIQSTNSHVRRLLNEKSQYEEELKKAKEIMKGRMQGILLQFSQIERLFVAACHKKVWDHFTKAQRKNIETWKKLSMEIKNVQLDEPASDKADDEMDVSDEDEPTKKKHRNDGASEERNNLKDENESLRCQMEAYKNEVEVLKMDYKKELDDKDKQFKLLQQTLQGMQQQLIEARRKQTEEETKVKDLQSKIKQLETKQSDKDIITLDDSESNQAETTSESTCDVQRLNECDAKLVGIISAFLNVHPFGAGLDYIWSYVSKLEANLRPSDIELLMNRFPTVFKQELVGIGANIERRWIFNAFNTTSTN, from the exons ATGAGTTTTCAATTCAACAACCAACCTTTGG gaaatgggGCAATAGTGCCCACCGGAGGTCAGTCAGGGTTCGTTCCATCAGATGCCAgcgatttttccatttttcctcCCGGTTTAAACGACTCTCCTTTGGAATTCAACATGAACAAGAATAAGACTTCAGTGGCACGCTCAGTGGACGACAAAGACGACTCAAGTTTAAGTCCTTCAGACAAAAGGGACAGACGCCGCATTGAGCGAAGGGATAGGGATCGAAGGGACACCGATAAGTCTCGCGATGATTCAGATTCGAACATGTCCAGCTCGCAGGATGTTATCCCGATCCAAAACGGGTCCAGTTTGGGGCCCAACATGTGGGGCGGCATGATgg GTATGGGGTACCCCATGGTCGGCATGAACATGATAATGGACCCGAACATGATATCGATGAACAACTACGGCATGATGCCCCCAATGATGGCCCCCGACCCCAATATGATGACCCCCGACCCGAACATGCTCATAAATCCAGTCAAAGAAATAATCCATTGTAAATCCTGTACCTTATTCCCTCCAAATCCCAATGCACCGCCGCCTACGACACGAGAACGGCCTCCCGGTTGTCGTACTGTTTTCGTCGGTGGTTTACCCGAAAATATGACCGAGGAGATTATAACGGAAGTTTTCGAACGTTGCGGTGAAATCACAACTTTAAGACTGAGCAAAAAGAATTTCTGTCATATACGGTTCGTGTATGAGGCATCGGTTGATGCAGCGATTTTTCTCTCCGGTTATCGAATCCGCATTGGTTCGAATAGTGATACCCCAAATACTGGAAGGTTGCACGTGGATTATGCACAG GCTAGAGACGATCAGTACGAATGGGAGTGTCGGCAAAGGCAGTTGCAAAGAGAACAGAGACACAGAGAGAGGATGGAGGAGGAGAGATTGAGACCGCCGTCACCGCCACCTGTCGTCCATTACACAGACCACGAGGCGATTGCAATTGCCGAAAAAATCAAGCAGGATGATACGTTTACAAAAGCAGTGCTG gttGTAATTACATGGCTGGAACGCGGCGATTGCaataaaagaaatgcgaataattTTTACTCGATGATACAGTCGACGAATTCACATGTCAGAAGATTGCTCAATGAAAAGTCTCAATACGAAGAGGAGTTGAAGAAAGCCAAAGAAATAATGAAGGGGCGAATGCAAGGCATCTTGTTACAAt TCAGTCAAATTGAGCGATTGTTCGTGGCGGCCTGTCACAAGAAGGTTTGGGACCATTTCACCAAAGCTCAAAGAAAGAATATTGAGACTTGGAAAAAGCTGTCTATG GAAATCAAAAATGTGCAGTTGGACGAGCCTGCAAGTGACAAAGCCGATGATGAAATGGACGTTTCGGACGAAGACGAACCGACGAAGAAGAAGCATCGGAATGACGGTGCGAGCGAAGAACGGAATAACTTGAAGGACGAGAACGAAAGTCTGAGGTGCCAAATGGAAGCATACAAGAATGAA GTTGAAGTACTTAAAATGGATTATAAGAAAGAGTTGGACGACAAAGACAAGCAGTTCAAGTTGTTGCAACAGACGCTTCAAGGGATGCAGCAGCAACTCATTGAAGCTAGGAGAAAACAGACTGAGGAAGAAACCAAAGTTAAGGATCTCCAATCGAAGATTAAGCAATTGGAGACAAAACAAAGCGATAAAGATATCATAACACTTGACGATAGTGAGAGTAATCAAGCCGAGACGACGTCTGAATCAACTTGTGACGTCCAACGATTGAACGAATGCGATGCTAAATTGGTCGGAATTATTTCAGCGTTTCTTAATGTGCACCCGTTTGGTGCCGGACTGGATTACATTTGGTCGTATGTGAGCAAATTAGAGGCTAATTTGAGACCGTCAGATATCGAACTGTTGATGAATCGGTTTCCTACTGTTTTTAAACAAGAGTTGGTCGGTATTGGAGCCAATATCGAACGTCGGTGGATCTTTAATGCGTTTAATACGACGTccacaaattaa